One Malus domestica chromosome 11, GDT2T_hap1 genomic region harbors:
- the LOC139189259 gene encoding UPF0329 protein ECU02_0060-like has protein sequence MVYVVIRSARRRRRRKREREEGRAGRGLRRGGELVSGGKKKKKKKKKEEEGEGGGSRGETGEGGARLRREEEEEGRRRGRRVARVEGSGGGGGELVSGGKKKKKEKKSSRRGGNGRRV, from the exons atggtctatgtggtcataag atctgcaagaagaagaagaagaaggaagagggagagggaggagggtcgcGCGGGGAGAGGGCTCCGGCGAGGGGGGGAGCTGGTctccggcgggaagaagaagaagaagaagaagaagaaagaggaagagggagagggaggagggtcgcGCGGGGAGACCGGCGAGGGGGGAGCTCGTCTCCgacgggaagaagaagaagaaggaagaaggagagggaggagggtcgcGCGGGTAGAGGGCtccggcgggggggggggggagctggtctccggcgggaagaagaagaagaaggagaagaagtccagCCGGAGGGGGGGGAACGGGCGGAGG gtttaa